One region of Wyeomyia smithii strain HCP4-BCI-WySm-NY-G18 chromosome 3, ASM2978416v1, whole genome shotgun sequence genomic DNA includes:
- the LOC129727506 gene encoding uncharacterized protein LOC129727506 isoform X1 — MAKSDRPKNTVQVDHVAYYHTYKYNSLQRLNKSKSMHGVKRVIAFCILTAILPASLIILPLYLRHTVFADVVYPIAESDIIEIRDGISSVFCQRHTLQMNTSFNAFQLKQKPEISQNRKHIRLKKSMSLPDDTLEYWGFYLLKGATVALKVCSRYDGSRILVVKGERNLRTCGLLEHNKNKIGAHLNNEHGQVLVTFESAAEIVDSSGLNNDNKSERYLPPDVGNHGGEDLTDEDMTAADTVDRKRLKTHSTKHPHNTKHTPASKGAIASFQHKMKSKEKPDSSEEDKSFLKPSHPPIDGSSSNAPNSIHASKEFEASRRHNENYKHETKITSTTTMKIDEKEAEEINRRKRHRGRHGHGDKINKNTIHAESTPIAESTSIKLSGTRRKRDTVYDRRINHGGNAFNFSNNTSDSVSSFENSLLTCYDGDILLAQSFPPSHLCKDVQYLENGVHMVTKHEIASDGYYYYIFYSDNDYVQNDIHAVFDIYKPTFQYSNISESKGCVNSTNCSFPISFWTDERVIVEVPTRDGIEHEEDDITFLISTCQPRMAIYVIFPISVLFLVLTCAFL, encoded by the exons AATCCAAAAGTATGCATGGTGTCAAGCGCGTCATAGCATTCTGTATATTGACTGCAATTTTACCAGCATCGTTAATAATACTACCTCTGTATCTTCGGCATACTGTGTTTGCTGATGTAGTGTATCCTATAGCTGAATCTGACATAATTGAAATCCGAGATGGAATATCATCAGTATTTTGCCAACGACACACGTTGCAGATGAATACCAGTTTTAATGCATTTCAATTGAAACAAAAACCAGAGATATCTCAGAATCGAAAGCACATACGTTTGAAGAAATCAATGTCTCTGCCAGACGATACGTTAGAGTATTGGGGTTTTTATCTACTCAAGGGAGCAACAGTTGCTTTAAAAGTCTGTTCACGATATGATGGATCACGAATCTTAGTAGTTAAAGGTGAAAGAAATCTTAGAACTTGCGGTCTGCTAGaacataataaaaacaaaatcggTGCTCATCTGAATAACGAGCATGGGCAAGTGTTGGTAACCTTTGAATCTGCAGCAGAGATTGTTGATTCTTCTGGACTCAACAATGATAACAAGTCCGAACGTTATCTACCGCCCGACGTTGGAAATCATG GCGGTGAAGACTTAACCGACGAAGATATGACAGCTGCTGACACAGTAGATCGCAAAAGACTAAAAACACACTCTACAAAGCATCCTCACAACACGAAACACACACCGGCATCGAAAGGCGCAATAGCAAGCTTTCAACATAAAATGAAAAGCAAGGAGAAACCAGATAGTTCAGAAGAGGATAAATCTTTTCTGAAGCCAAGTCATCCACCTATTGACGGCAGTTCATCGAATGCACCAAATTCCATTCATGCTTCCAAAGAATTTGAGGCTAGTCGTAGACATAATGAAAACTATaaacatgaaacaaaaattacaagCACGACAACTATGAAAATAGACGAAAAAGAGGCTGAAGAAATTAATCGTCGTAAGCGACATCGCGGTAGACATGGTCACGGTGATAAGATAAATAAAAACACCATACACGCTGAAAGTACACCAATTGCTGAAAGTACCTCGATAAAGTTGAGTGGCACGAGAAGAAAACGTGACACCGTTTATGACCGACGAATTAATCATGGCGGTAACGCCTTTAATTTCTCCAACAATACATCAGACTCAGTGTCAAGCTTTGAGAACAGTTTGCTCACTTGCTACGATGGTGACATTTTGTTGGCACAAAGTTTTCCGCCAAGTCATCTATGTAAAGATGTGCAGTATCTTGAAAACGGAGTTCATATGGTAACAAAGCATGAGATCGCATCGGACGGATACTATTACTATATATTCTATAGTGACAATGATTATGTTCAAAACGACATCCATGCAGTTTTTGATATCTATAAACCAACATTTCAGTACTCAAACATTTCGGAATCAAAAGGCTGCGTAAATAGTACCAATTGCTCATTTCCTATTTCTTTCTGGACAGATGAGCGAGTTATAGTTGAGGTACCCACCCGAGATGGTATTGAGCATGAGGAAGACGACATTACGTTTCTGATATCGACCTGCCAACCCCGTATGGCTATCTATGTGATATTTCCGATTTCTGTCCTGTTTCTTGTATTGACTTGTGCTTTCCTGTAG
- the LOC129727506 gene encoding uncharacterized protein LOC129727506 isoform X2: MHGVKRVIAFCILTAILPASLIILPLYLRHTVFADVVYPIAESDIIEIRDGISSVFCQRHTLQMNTSFNAFQLKQKPEISQNRKHIRLKKSMSLPDDTLEYWGFYLLKGATVALKVCSRYDGSRILVVKGERNLRTCGLLEHNKNKIGAHLNNEHGQVLVTFESAAEIVDSSGLNNDNKSERYLPPDVGNHGGEDLTDEDMTAADTVDRKRLKTHSTKHPHNTKHTPASKGAIASFQHKMKSKEKPDSSEEDKSFLKPSHPPIDGSSSNAPNSIHASKEFEASRRHNENYKHETKITSTTTMKIDEKEAEEINRRKRHRGRHGHGDKINKNTIHAESTPIAESTSIKLSGTRRKRDTVYDRRINHGGNAFNFSNNTSDSVSSFENSLLTCYDGDILLAQSFPPSHLCKDVQYLENGVHMVTKHEIASDGYYYYIFYSDNDYVQNDIHAVFDIYKPTFQYSNISESKGCVNSTNCSFPISFWTDERVIVEVPTRDGIEHEEDDITFLISTCQPRMAIYVIFPISVLFLVLTCAFL, encoded by the exons ATGCATGGTGTCAAGCGCGTCATAGCATTCTGTATATTGACTGCAATTTTACCAGCATCGTTAATAATACTACCTCTGTATCTTCGGCATACTGTGTTTGCTGATGTAGTGTATCCTATAGCTGAATCTGACATAATTGAAATCCGAGATGGAATATCATCAGTATTTTGCCAACGACACACGTTGCAGATGAATACCAGTTTTAATGCATTTCAATTGAAACAAAAACCAGAGATATCTCAGAATCGAAAGCACATACGTTTGAAGAAATCAATGTCTCTGCCAGACGATACGTTAGAGTATTGGGGTTTTTATCTACTCAAGGGAGCAACAGTTGCTTTAAAAGTCTGTTCACGATATGATGGATCACGAATCTTAGTAGTTAAAGGTGAAAGAAATCTTAGAACTTGCGGTCTGCTAGaacataataaaaacaaaatcggTGCTCATCTGAATAACGAGCATGGGCAAGTGTTGGTAACCTTTGAATCTGCAGCAGAGATTGTTGATTCTTCTGGACTCAACAATGATAACAAGTCCGAACGTTATCTACCGCCCGACGTTGGAAATCATG GCGGTGAAGACTTAACCGACGAAGATATGACAGCTGCTGACACAGTAGATCGCAAAAGACTAAAAACACACTCTACAAAGCATCCTCACAACACGAAACACACACCGGCATCGAAAGGCGCAATAGCAAGCTTTCAACATAAAATGAAAAGCAAGGAGAAACCAGATAGTTCAGAAGAGGATAAATCTTTTCTGAAGCCAAGTCATCCACCTATTGACGGCAGTTCATCGAATGCACCAAATTCCATTCATGCTTCCAAAGAATTTGAGGCTAGTCGTAGACATAATGAAAACTATaaacatgaaacaaaaattacaagCACGACAACTATGAAAATAGACGAAAAAGAGGCTGAAGAAATTAATCGTCGTAAGCGACATCGCGGTAGACATGGTCACGGTGATAAGATAAATAAAAACACCATACACGCTGAAAGTACACCAATTGCTGAAAGTACCTCGATAAAGTTGAGTGGCACGAGAAGAAAACGTGACACCGTTTATGACCGACGAATTAATCATGGCGGTAACGCCTTTAATTTCTCCAACAATACATCAGACTCAGTGTCAAGCTTTGAGAACAGTTTGCTCACTTGCTACGATGGTGACATTTTGTTGGCACAAAGTTTTCCGCCAAGTCATCTATGTAAAGATGTGCAGTATCTTGAAAACGGAGTTCATATGGTAACAAAGCATGAGATCGCATCGGACGGATACTATTACTATATATTCTATAGTGACAATGATTATGTTCAAAACGACATCCATGCAGTTTTTGATATCTATAAACCAACATTTCAGTACTCAAACATTTCGGAATCAAAAGGCTGCGTAAATAGTACCAATTGCTCATTTCCTATTTCTTTCTGGACAGATGAGCGAGTTATAGTTGAGGTACCCACCCGAGATGGTATTGAGCATGAGGAAGACGACATTACGTTTCTGATATCGACCTGCCAACCCCGTATGGCTATCTATGTGATATTTCCGATTTCTGTCCTGTTTCTTGTATTGACTTGTGCTTTCCTGTAG